A single region of the Syngnathoides biaculeatus isolate LvHL_M chromosome 17, ASM1980259v1, whole genome shotgun sequence genome encodes:
- the nfil3 gene encoding nuclear factor interleukin-3-regulated protein produces the protein MQTVKQEIDSSEPCSGADSLLLAVALQGANRDLMGNIGAMSFIAKTSCRRKREFIPEEKKDTVYWERRRKNNEAAKRSREKRRINDIVLEKKLMALGEENVSLKAELLSLKLKFGLLSSAAYTQEFEKLSSHKSTHLYQQLVTAHAEQGSSSKESYPHHMRSSYISVIKHSTISKACSPTQASLSKCRTAKVKQELVENGRSPHQRSSPHDLVRNYMASPFSRVYTQSASFLQITRSSSNSPRSSDDSALSKSSDGEDEQQVPKGLIPYVTDPRSVIVPTHKVPEASSSALPHKLRLKAKTTQIKIEAIDPECELSGKLSSPASGCFLASFDTSDYSQSLLFPLSEQVTTMQDWTQCSEQWHRSSNKTLQDSCMKYRQSHRFMDKPTVHIKRPSYAHSD, from the coding sequence ATGCAAACAGTCAAGCAAGAAATTGACTCCAGTGAGCCTTGTAGTGGAGCTGATTCCCTGCTACTGGCTGTGGCCTTACAAGGGGCTAACCGGGACCTGATGGGTAACATCGGTGCTATGTCATTCATTGCAAAAACTTCCTGTCGCAGGAAAAGGGAATTTATCCCAGAGGAGAAGAAAGACACTGTTTATTGGGAGAGACGGCGCAAGAATAATGAGGCGGCTAAACGCTCAAGGGAGAAGCGGCGTATAAATGACATTGTGCTTGAGAAAAAGCTGATGGCCTTGGGAGAGGAAAATGTTTCCCTCAAAGCTGAACTGTTGTCCCTTAAACTAAAGTTTGGCCTTTTGAGCTCAGCAGCATACACCCAGGAATTTGAGAAGTTATCGTCCCATAAGAGTACGCATCTATATCAGCAATTAGTCACAGCCCATGCCGAACAAGGTTCCTCCAGCAAGGAATCATACCCTCATCACATGCGCAGTAGCTACATTTCAGTCATCAAACATTCAACTATATCCAAGGCATGTTCTCCAACACAGGCTAGTTTAAGTAAGTGCAGGACCGCCAAGGTCAAACAGGAATTAGTGGAGAATGGCAGATCTCCACATCAGAGAAGTAGTCCCCATGACCTCGTAAGGAACTACATGGCCAGCCCCTTTTCAAGAGTCTACACCCAATCTGCTTCATTCTTGCAGATCACCAGGTCGTCCAGTAACTCTCCCAGAAGTTCAGATGACAGCGCTCTGAGTAAATCCTCTGATGGTGAAGATGAGCAGCAGGTCCCGAAAGGGCTGATTCCATATGTTACTGACCCTAGAAGTGTTATTGTACCCACACACAAAGTGCCTGAGGCAAGTTCGTCTGCCCTGCCTCATAAACTGCGACTCAAAGCCAAGACCACCCAGATCAAAATAGAAGCCATCGACCCAGAGTGTGAACTGTCAGGAAAGCTCTCCTCTCCTGCCAGTGGATGCTTCCTGGCATCTTTCGACACTTCAGACTACTCTCAGTCCCTGCTGTTCCCTTTGTCAGAACAGGTCACTACCATGCAGGACTGGACCCAGTGTTCTGAGCAGTGGCATAGAAGCAGCAACAAAACACTTCAGGATAGCTGCATGAAATACAGGCAAAGCCATAGATTCATGGACAAACCAACTGTACATATAAAACGGCCATCCTATGCACACTCAGATTGA